One genomic segment of Bacteroides caccae includes these proteins:
- a CDS encoding sodium:solute symporter family protein produces MNTFTLSLIVIGYLLSLAYLGFLGYKKTTSTSDYLVGGRQMNPIVMALSYGATFISASAIVGFGGVAAAFGMGIQWLCFLNMFIGVVIAFIFFGLRTRRMGAKLNVSTFPQLLGRHFRSRNIQVFIAAVIFIGMPLYAAVVMKGGAVFIEQIFQIDFNISLLIFTLVIAAYVIAGGMKGVMYTDALQAVIMFACMLFLLFSLYQVLDMNFTEANKELTAIAPLVPEKFKALGHQGWTAMPVTGSPQWYSLVTSLILGVGIGCLAQPQLVVRFMTVESSKQLNRGVFIGCFFLIITVGAIYHAGALSNLFFLKTEGAIATEVVQDIDKIIPYFINKAMPDWFAALFMLCILSASMSTLSSQFHTMGASVGSDIYGTYKPRSRGKLTNVIRLGVLFSILVSYIICYMLPHDIIARGTSIFMGICAAAFLPAYFCALYWKRATKQGVIASLWVGTLGSLFALVFLHQKESAALGICKALFGRDVLIETYPFPVIDPILFALPLSVLAIVGISLLTYKKY; encoded by the coding sequence ATGAATACATTTACACTCAGTTTGATTGTGATAGGCTATCTGCTATCACTTGCTTATCTTGGTTTTTTAGGGTATAAAAAGACAACGAGTACCAGTGACTATCTGGTAGGCGGGCGTCAGATGAATCCTATCGTTATGGCACTTTCTTATGGTGCCACGTTTATTTCCGCATCTGCTATTGTGGGCTTCGGGGGAGTGGCTGCCGCTTTTGGTATGGGTATCCAGTGGCTCTGTTTCCTCAATATGTTTATCGGGGTTGTTATTGCTTTTATCTTTTTTGGTTTGCGCACCCGGCGTATGGGGGCTAAACTGAATGTCAGTACTTTCCCGCAATTGTTAGGACGTCATTTTCGCTCACGTAATATCCAAGTCTTTATTGCTGCTGTGATTTTTATAGGGATGCCGCTTTATGCCGCAGTTGTGATGAAGGGCGGAGCCGTATTTATCGAACAGATCTTTCAGATTGACTTCAATATCTCTTTATTGATCTTCACGCTGGTGATTGCCGCTTATGTGATTGCCGGAGGAATGAAGGGAGTGATGTATACGGACGCTTTGCAGGCAGTCATTATGTTTGCTTGTATGTTGTTCCTGCTTTTCTCTTTGTATCAGGTGCTTGATATGAACTTTACGGAGGCTAATAAGGAACTGACTGCTATTGCTCCTCTGGTTCCGGAAAAGTTTAAGGCATTGGGACATCAGGGGTGGACTGCGATGCCTGTCACGGGTTCTCCACAATGGTATTCGTTGGTTACTTCTCTTATTCTGGGTGTTGGAATCGGATGTCTGGCGCAACCGCAGCTAGTAGTCCGTTTCATGACGGTGGAAAGTAGCAAGCAGTTGAACCGTGGTGTGTTTATCGGTTGTTTCTTTTTGATTATAACCGTAGGTGCTATTTATCATGCCGGAGCATTGAGTAATCTTTTCTTTCTGAAAACAGAAGGGGCGATTGCTACGGAAGTCGTACAGGATATTGATAAGATTATTCCATATTTTATTAATAAGGCAATGCCCGATTGGTTTGCCGCACTATTTATGCTGTGCATCCTTTCGGCAAGTATGTCGACGTTGAGTTCACAGTTTCATACAATGGGTGCGTCGGTCGGCTCGGATATTTATGGTACGTATAAGCCTCGCTCCCGTGGCAAACTCACGAATGTGATTCGTTTGGGAGTGTTATTCTCTATCTTGGTCAGCTATATTATTTGCTATATGTTGCCCCATGATATTATTGCCCGTGGAACTTCTATTTTTATGGGAATCTGTGCGGCAGCTTTCCTCCCTGCCTATTTCTGTGCGCTCTATTGGAAGCGGGCGACGAAACAAGGGGTAATAGCGAGTCTTTGGGTAGGAACTCTTGGAAGTCTTTTTGCTCTGGTATTTCTACATCAGAAAGAATCGGCTGCATTGGGTATCTGCAAGGCGTTGTTCGGACGGGATGTACTGATAGAAACATATCCGTTCCCGGTGATTGACCCGATATTGTTTGCATTACCTTTATCAGTCCTGGCTATTGTCGGAATCAGTCTGTTGACTTACAAAAAGTATTAG
- a CDS encoding protein-disulfide reductase DsbD family protein: MKKLISSLLLSFVVCVLQAQIKDPVKFKTEFNTLSDTEAEIVFTAAIDKGWHVYSTELGDGGPISATFNVDKTSGIELLGKLKPVGKEVATFDKLFEMKVRYFENTAKFIQKVKLTGGAYEIEGYLEYGACDDESCLPPTEVPFKFSGVAKTANAAAAKAEQPEKKEVEKKEEAAPVVSKDTVAMMELVPATTTDASTGIQPAVASGELWKPVISELQALGEEHTQGDMSWIYIFVTGFLGGLLALFTPCVWPIIPMTVSFFLKRSKDKKKGIRDAWTYGASIVVIYVALGLAITLIFGASALNALSTNAIFNILFFLMLVVFAASFFGAFEITLPSKWSNAVDSKAESTTGLLSIFLMAFTLSLVSFSCTGPIIGFLLVQVSTTGSIVAPAIGMLGFAIALALPFTLFALFPSWLKSMPKSGGWMNVIKVTLGFLELAFALKFLSVADLAYGWRLLDRETFLALWIVIFALLGFYLLGKIKFPHDDDDNKVGVTRFFMALVSLAFAVYMVPGLWGAPLKAVSAFAPPMQTQDFNLYKNEVHAKFDDYDLGMEYARLNGKPVMLDFTGYGCVNCRKMEAAVWTDPKVSDLINNDYVLITLYVDNKTPLTEPVKIVENGTERTLRTVGDKWSYLQRVKFGANAQPFYVLLDNQGKPLNKSYAYDEDIPKYIEFLQTGLENYKKER, from the coding sequence ATGAAAAAGTTAATTTCTTCACTGCTTTTAAGCTTTGTTGTATGTGTTTTGCAAGCGCAGATCAAAGATCCGGTAAAGTTCAAGACTGAGTTCAATACTCTTTCTGACACGGAAGCGGAGATTGTATTTACCGCTGCCATTGATAAAGGGTGGCATGTGTATTCTACCGAACTTGGAGATGGCGGACCTATTTCTGCAACGTTTAATGTTGATAAAACGTCTGGCATAGAGCTACTGGGAAAACTGAAACCGGTTGGCAAAGAGGTCGCCACTTTCGACAAGTTGTTTGAAATGAAGGTGCGTTATTTTGAGAATACGGCTAAATTCATTCAGAAGGTGAAGCTCACAGGTGGAGCTTATGAAATAGAAGGTTATCTGGAGTATGGAGCTTGTGACGATGAAAGTTGTCTTCCTCCTACTGAAGTGCCGTTTAAGTTTTCCGGAGTAGCGAAGACAGCTAATGCTGCTGCAGCTAAAGCGGAACAACCGGAAAAAAAGGAAGTTGAGAAAAAAGAAGAGGCGGCTCCTGTTGTTTCTAAGGATACTGTAGCTATGATGGAACTGGTTCCTGCCACTACAACAGATGCATCTACGGGGATTCAACCTGCCGTTGCATCCGGTGAGCTCTGGAAACCGGTCATTAGTGAACTGCAAGCGTTAGGTGAAGAACATACGCAGGGAGATATGTCCTGGATTTATATTTTTGTGACAGGTTTCTTAGGCGGACTATTAGCTTTGTTTACTCCGTGTGTATGGCCGATTATTCCTATGACGGTCAGCTTCTTCCTGAAACGTAGTAAGGACAAGAAGAAAGGGATTCGTGATGCGTGGACTTATGGTGCGTCTATTGTTGTGATTTATGTGGCATTAGGCTTGGCTATAACATTGATCTTCGGTGCCAGTGCCTTGAATGCCTTATCTACTAATGCAATTTTCAATATTCTCTTCTTCCTGATGTTGGTAGTGTTTGCCGCTTCGTTCTTCGGAGCATTTGAGATTACATTGCCTTCGAAGTGGAGTAATGCGGTAGATAGTAAAGCGGAATCGACTACGGGATTACTGAGTATTTTCCTAATGGCATTTACACTTTCGTTGGTGTCTTTCTCTTGTACAGGTCCGATTATCGGATTTTTGTTGGTACAGGTTTCCACAACGGGAAGTATAGTAGCTCCGGCAATTGGAATGCTGGGATTCGCCATTGCTTTGGCGTTGCCGTTTACTCTTTTCGCTTTATTTCCATCGTGGCTGAAATCTATGCCGAAATCGGGAGGTTGGATGAATGTGATCAAGGTAACACTGGGCTTCCTTGAACTTGCATTTGCACTTAAATTCTTATCGGTTGCCGATTTGGCTTATGGCTGGAGACTGCTTGATCGTGAAACTTTCCTTGCTTTATGGATTGTTATTTTTGCTTTACTTGGATTTTATCTGTTGGGTAAGATCAAGTTCCCGCATGATGATGATGATAATAAGGTAGGTGTTACCCGCTTCTTCATGGCACTTGTTTCTTTGGCATTTGCGGTATATATGGTTCCTGGTCTATGGGGAGCACCGTTGAAAGCTGTCAGTGCGTTTGCTCCGCCTATGCAGACGCAGGATTTCAATTTGTATAAGAATGAAGTACATGCCAAATTTGACGATTATGATTTAGGAATGGAGTATGCACGTTTGAATGGTAAGCCTGTAATGCTCGACTTTACCGGATACGGTTGTGTCAATTGTCGTAAAATGGAGGCTGCTGTTTGGACTGACCCGAAGGTGAGCGACTTAATTAATAACGATTATGTATTGATAACTCTCTATGTAGATAATAAAACTCCGCTGACCGAACCTGTGAAGATTGTCGAGAACGGAACAGAACGTACCTTGCGTACTGTCGGTGACAAATGGAGTTATCTGCAACGTGTGAAGTTCGGTGCCAATGCACAGCCTTTCTACGTATTGCTGGATAATCAGGGAAAACCGTTGAACAAGTCGTATGCTTATGATGAAGATATTCCCAAGTATATCGAGTTTCTGCAAACTGGATTGGAAAATTACAAGAAGGAGAGATAA
- the fucP gene encoding L-fucose:H+ symporter permease, with protein MKHIKQSILSKDGINYLIPFILITSCFALWGFANDITNPMVKAFSKIFRMSATDGALVQVAFYGGYFAMAFPAAMFIRKYSYKAGVLLGLGLYAFGAFLFFPAKMTGEYYPFLIAYFILTCGLSFLETSCNPYILSMGTEDTATRRLNLAQSFNPMGSLLGMYVAMQFIQAKLHPMGTEERALLNESEFQAIKESDLAVLIAPYLIIGLIIVAMLLLIRFVKMPKNGDQNHKIDFFPTLKRIFTQTRYREGVIAQFFYVGAQIMCWTFIIQYGTRLFMSPEFGMDEKSAEVLSQQYNIIAMIIFCISRFICTFILRYLNAGKLLMILAIFGGIFTLGTIFLQNIYGLYCLVAVSACMSLMFPTIYGIALKGLGDDAKFGAAGLIMAILGGSILPPLQASIIDMKEIGWLPAVNVSFILPFICFLVIIGYGYRTVKRNW; from the coding sequence ATGAAACACATCAAACAGTCCATCCTGTCAAAAGATGGCATCAATTATCTTATCCCTTTTATTCTCATCACTTCTTGTTTTGCGTTATGGGGATTTGCAAACGATATCACCAACCCAATGGTAAAGGCATTTTCCAAAATCTTCCGGATGAGTGCTACCGACGGAGCGTTAGTACAAGTCGCTTTTTATGGAGGCTACTTTGCCATGGCTTTTCCGGCTGCCATGTTCATCCGCAAATATTCTTATAAAGCAGGTGTTCTGCTAGGTCTTGGTCTGTATGCTTTTGGAGCATTCCTATTCTTCCCTGCTAAAATGACAGGAGAATATTACCCGTTTCTGATAGCTTACTTTATCTTGACTTGCGGACTCTCATTTCTGGAGACAAGCTGTAATCCATACATTCTTTCTATGGGAACAGAAGATACTGCCACAAGACGTTTGAATCTTGCCCAATCTTTCAACCCAATGGGTTCATTGCTCGGAATGTATGTAGCCATGCAATTCATTCAAGCCAAATTACATCCAATGGGTACTGAAGAACGTGCTTTACTCAATGAGAGTGAATTTCAGGCAATCAAAGAGAGCGATCTTGCAGTGCTAATCGCCCCTTATCTTATCATCGGTCTGATTATCGTAGCTATGCTTCTCTTGATACGATTCGTAAAAATGCCAAAGAACGGAGATCAGAACCATAAAATAGACTTCTTCCCGACATTAAAACGTATTTTCACCCAAACACGTTATCGCGAAGGTGTGATTGCTCAGTTTTTTTATGTAGGTGCACAAATCATGTGCTGGACTTTTATAATCCAATATGGTACCCGCCTGTTTATGTCACCGGAATTCGGCATGGACGAAAAGAGTGCGGAAGTGCTTTCGCAGCAATACAATATCATAGCAATGATTATTTTCTGTATCAGCCGTTTCATTTGTACTTTCATTCTGCGTTATCTGAATGCAGGAAAATTATTAATGATTCTGGCTATTTTCGGAGGAATTTTCACCTTAGGTACTATCTTCCTTCAAAATATTTATGGACTCTATTGCCTGGTAGCCGTATCCGCCTGCATGTCTCTAATGTTCCCCACTATTTACGGTATTGCCTTAAAAGGTCTTGGAGATGACGCAAAATTCGGAGCAGCCGGACTTATTATGGCTATTCTCGGAGGTTCTATTCTTCCTCCATTGCAAGCAAGCATTATTGATATGAAAGAAATCGGTTGGTTGCCGGCAGTCAACGTTTCATTCATTCTACCTTTTATCTGTTTCCTTGTGATTATCGGTTACGGCTATCGTACAGTGAAAAGAAACTGGTAG
- a CDS encoding rhamnulokinase, which translates to MKDNIKNTYLAADFGGGSGRIIAGSLLHGKLELEEVHRFSNRQVKLGNHVYWDFPALFEDMKTGLKLAAQKGYTVKGIGIDTWGVDFGLIDKNGNLLSNPICYRDARTDGMPAKVFKVLDEQQHYTTTGIQVMAINTLFQLYSMKQNRDPQLEIAHQLLFMPDLFSYFLTGIANNEYCIASTSELLDAKRRNWSQETIRALELPEHLFGEIIQPGTIRGTLKEDIARETGLGAVDVIAVGSHDTASAVAAVPATETPIAFLSSGTWSLLGVEVNEPILTEEARKAEFTNEGGVGGRIRFLQNITGLWILQRLMSEWKARGEEQHYDTIIPQAAEVETDTIIPVDAPEFMNPENMETALMNYCRDHSLHIPQSKAETVKCVLQSLAFKYQQAVEKLNHCLPSPIRQLNIIGGGSQNKLLNQLTADALNIPVYAGPVEATAIGNILTQAMAKGEISDLRELREIVSRSVTPQVYYPKK; encoded by the coding sequence GAAAGACAACATTAAAAACACATACTTAGCAGCAGACTTTGGAGGAGGTAGCGGACGAATTATCGCCGGCTCCCTTCTCCATGGAAAGCTGGAACTGGAAGAAGTTCACCGCTTCTCCAACCGTCAGGTAAAATTAGGAAATCATGTCTACTGGGATTTTCCTGCCCTATTCGAAGACATGAAAACCGGCCTGAAGCTGGCTGCCCAAAAAGGATATACCGTCAAGGGAATTGGTATCGACACGTGGGGCGTAGATTTCGGATTGATTGATAAAAATGGAAATTTGCTAAGTAACCCTATCTGTTACCGGGATGCAAGAACAGACGGAATGCCGGCAAAGGTATTCAAGGTTCTGGATGAACAGCAACACTATACTACTACTGGAATACAGGTCATGGCTATCAACACGCTATTCCAACTTTATAGTATGAAACAGAACCGGGATCCCCAATTAGAGATTGCCCACCAACTTCTGTTCATGCCCGACCTTTTCAGTTACTTCCTGACCGGAATAGCCAATAATGAATATTGCATCGCTTCCACTTCGGAATTACTTGACGCAAAACGACGAAACTGGTCACAAGAAACAATTCGTGCATTAGAACTTCCCGAGCATCTGTTTGGTGAAATTATCCAACCGGGAACTATCAGAGGAACTTTAAAAGAGGATATTGCACGGGAAACCGGACTGGGTGCAGTAGATGTAATAGCCGTAGGTTCTCATGACACAGCCAGTGCCGTTGCAGCCGTTCCGGCGACAGAAACTCCTATCGCTTTTCTAAGTTCCGGTACGTGGTCGCTTTTGGGCGTTGAAGTCAATGAACCGATATTGACAGAAGAAGCACGGAAAGCCGAATTCACCAATGAAGGAGGTGTTGGAGGCCGCATCCGCTTCCTGCAAAACATCACAGGACTATGGATTCTACAACGCTTGATGAGTGAATGGAAAGCACGTGGAGAAGAACAACATTATGATACAATCATACCACAAGCTGCCGAAGTGGAAACTGATACAATCATCCCTGTTGACGCTCCGGAATTCATGAATCCGGAAAATATGGAGACAGCTCTTATGAATTATTGCCGGGATCACTCTCTGCACATTCCTCAAAGCAAAGCGGAAACCGTTAAATGTGTACTCCAATCATTAGCATTCAAATACCAACAGGCAGTAGAAAAGCTTAACCATTGTCTCCCCTCCCCGATCCGCCAATTAAACATCATTGGAGGAGGTTCGCAGAATAAATTACTCAACCAGCTTACAGCCGATGCACTCAATATCCCTGTTTACGCTGGTCCTGTCGAGGCTACTGCCATAGGTAATATTCTGACACAAGCAATGGCTAAGGGAGAAATTTCCGACCTCCGGGAATTAAGAGAGATTGTAAGCCGAAGTGTCACACCTCAAGTATATTATCCTAAAAAATAA
- a CDS encoding symporter small accessory protein, translating to MFGIDDPFIILPYLLSVVCVIFAAWFGLKYWNKDDEKDETR from the coding sequence ATGTTTGGAATAGACGACCCTTTTATAATTCTGCCTTACCTGCTTTCGGTAGTATGTGTGATTTTTGCTGCCTGGTTCGGGCTGAAATACTGGAATAAGGACGACGAAAAAGACGAAACACGATGA
- the udk gene encoding uridine kinase: MLIIGIAGGTGSGKTTVVRKIVESLPAGEVVLLPQDSYYKDSSHVPVEERQNINFDHPDAFEWSLLSKHVMMLKEGKSIEQPTYSYLTCTRQPETIHIEPREVVIIEGILALCDKKLRNIMDLKIFVDADPDERLIRVIQRDVIERGRTAEAVMERYTRVLKPMHLQFIEPCKRYADLIVPEGGSNKVAIDILTMYIKKHLRG, encoded by the coding sequence ATGTTAATTATAGGAATAGCAGGCGGAACAGGCTCCGGAAAAACCACCGTCGTACGAAAAATTGTAGAAAGCCTTCCTGCAGGGGAGGTAGTATTGTTACCTCAGGATTCATACTACAAAGACAGTAGTCACGTCCCGGTGGAAGAACGCCAGAACATTAACTTCGATCATCCGGATGCCTTTGAGTGGAGTTTGCTCTCCAAACATGTCATGATGCTGAAAGAAGGAAAAAGCATCGAACAACCAACCTATTCCTATCTGACTTGTACCCGCCAGCCCGAAACAATTCATATTGAACCTCGCGAAGTAGTTATCATTGAAGGGATTCTTGCTTTATGCGATAAGAAACTACGCAACATAATGGATCTCAAAATATTTGTAGATGCCGACCCGGATGAACGCCTGATACGTGTTATTCAAAGAGACGTTATCGAACGGGGACGTACAGCAGAAGCTGTAATGGAACGTTACACACGCGTTCTCAAGCCCATGCACCTGCAATTTATCGAACCTTGCAAGCGCTATGCCGATCTTATCGTACCCGAAGGCGGAAGCAATAAAGTAGCCATTGATATACTGACAATGTACATCAAGAAGCACTTAAGGGGTTGA
- a CDS encoding MltF family protein, giving the protein MNAKNLIIPLLLVLFCCMLGCRNKQHNKVNENVRDLSQIKDSGELVVLTLYSSTSYFNYRGQEMGFQYELSEQFAKSMGLKLRIEVANSVDELIRKLLAGEGDMIAYNLPITKEWKDSILYCGEDIITHQVIVQQGKSKSLKDVTELVGKDIYVKPGKYYDRLVNLNNELGGGIHIHKVTSDSITVEDLITQVAQGKIPYTVADNDLAKLNKTYYPNLNIDLSVSFDQRSSWAVRKDSPELAAAATKWHQENMTSPAYTASMKRYFENSKMMPHSPILSLKEGKISHYDDLFRKYSKEIGWDWRMLASLAYTESNFDTTAVSWAGAKGLMQLMPATARAMGVPPGKEQNPEESVKAAIKYIAATDRSFSMIPDKEERLNFILASYNAGLGHIYDAMALAEKYGKNKLVWKDNVENFILLKSNEEYFTDPVCKNGYFRGIETYNFVRDIVSRYESYKKKIKA; this is encoded by the coding sequence ATGAACGCCAAAAACCTGATTATCCCTCTACTCCTTGTGTTGTTCTGCTGCATGTTAGGTTGCCGAAATAAACAACATAACAAGGTGAATGAAAATGTACGCGATCTTTCGCAGATAAAAGATAGCGGAGAATTGGTTGTATTGACGCTTTACAGTTCAACTTCATATTTCAACTATCGTGGACAGGAAATGGGTTTTCAATATGAACTTAGTGAGCAATTCGCCAAAAGTATGGGATTGAAGCTCAGGATTGAAGTTGCCAACAGTGTGGATGAATTAATCCGCAAGTTATTGGCTGGCGAAGGAGATATGATTGCCTACAACCTGCCTATCACAAAAGAATGGAAAGACAGTATCCTCTATTGCGGGGAAGATATCATTACTCATCAAGTGATTGTGCAACAGGGAAAAAGCAAGTCTCTGAAAGATGTAACCGAGCTGGTAGGAAAAGACATATATGTTAAACCGGGGAAATATTACGACCGGCTTGTCAATCTGAATAATGAACTGGGAGGAGGTATTCATATCCACAAAGTTACCAGTGACAGTATTACTGTGGAAGACCTGATCACGCAAGTAGCACAAGGTAAAATTCCCTATACGGTAGCCGACAATGACTTAGCGAAACTGAACAAGACCTACTATCCTAATCTGAATATCGATTTGTCCGTCAGTTTCGACCAACGTTCTTCATGGGCTGTACGAAAAGACAGTCCCGAACTGGCAGCCGCAGCTACAAAATGGCATCAGGAGAACATGACTTCTCCGGCTTATACAGCAAGTATGAAACGTTATTTTGAAAACAGTAAAATGATGCCCCACTCTCCTATCCTTTCCTTAAAAGAAGGAAAAATATCCCATTATGACGATTTGTTCAGAAAATACTCCAAAGAAATCGGCTGGGATTGGCGTATGCTTGCATCATTAGCTTATACGGAATCCAATTTTGACACAACAGCTGTTTCATGGGCAGGAGCCAAAGGCTTAATGCAACTAATGCCTGCCACCGCCCGGGCTATGGGAGTACCTCCGGGAAAGGAACAGAATCCGGAAGAAAGCGTAAAGGCAGCTATCAAGTATATTGCCGCTACCGACCGCAGTTTCAGTATGATTCCCGATAAAGAAGAACGCCTCAATTTTATCCTCGCTTCTTACAATGCCGGTTTAGGACATATCTATGACGCCATGGCATTGGCAGAGAAATACGGAAAGAACAAACTGGTGTGGAAAGATAATGTAGAAAATTTCATCCTGCTTAAAAGCAATGAAGAATACTTCACTGATCCTGTCTGTAAAAACGGGTATTTCCGTGGTATAGAAACTTATAACTTCGTTCGTGACATTGTGTCACGGTACGAATCTTATAAGAAGAAAATTAAAGCCTAA
- a CDS encoding L-rhamnose mutarotase has protein sequence METPKTGYQVQSYSVPVKRYCQTLDLRDSPELIAEYRKRHSQAEAWPEILAGIREVGILEMEIYILGTRLFMIVETPVDFDWDTAMARLNTLPRQQEWEEYMAIFQQAAPGMSSAEKWKPMERMFHLYNT, from the coding sequence ATGGAAACACCTAAAACCGGTTATCAGGTCCAATCTTACAGCGTCCCAGTCAAAAGATATTGTCAGACTCTTGACTTACGCGATTCTCCGGAATTGATTGCCGAATATCGGAAAAGACATAGTCAAGCGGAGGCATGGCCTGAAATCCTTGCAGGTATCCGGGAAGTAGGCATCCTCGAAATGGAAATCTATATTCTTGGCACACGCTTGTTTATGATTGTCGAAACTCCCGTTGACTTCGACTGGGACACAGCAATGGCACGCCTGAATACTCTTCCCCGCCAACAGGAATGGGAGGAATACATGGCTATCTTCCAACAAGCCGCTCCCGGAATGAGTTCCGCGGAAAAATGGAAACCAATGGAGAGAATGTTCCATTTATATAATACCTAA
- a CDS encoding nitroreductase family protein, with protein MKKIFSFLCLFMAIVAMSSCSSAKEEKGTSGTGNAALDNIFERKSVRTYLNKGVEKEKIDLLLRAGMAAPSGKDVRPWEFVVVSDRAKLDSMAAALPYAKMLTQARNAIIVCGDSVKSSYWYLDCSAAAQNILLAAESLGLGAVWTAAYPYEDRMQVVRKYTGLPENILPLCVIPFGYPATKENPKQKFDEKKIHYNQY; from the coding sequence ATGAAAAAGATTTTCTCTTTCTTATGCCTCTTCATGGCAATAGTTGCAATGAGCTCATGTTCTTCTGCAAAAGAAGAAAAAGGAACGTCCGGAACCGGAAATGCTGCATTGGATAATATCTTTGAGCGTAAAAGCGTACGCACTTATCTGAATAAGGGAGTGGAGAAAGAGAAGATTGATTTGTTGCTTCGTGCCGGAATGGCTGCCCCTTCGGGTAAAGACGTCCGTCCGTGGGAATTTGTCGTTGTGTCCGACCGTGCCAAACTGGATTCAATGGCTGCCGCACTTCCGTATGCCAAGATGTTGACGCAGGCTCGTAATGCAATTATTGTTTGCGGTGATTCCGTGAAATCTTCCTATTGGTATCTGGACTGCTCTGCTGCTGCCCAAAACATCCTTTTGGCTGCCGAAAGTCTGGGACTTGGTGCTGTGTGGACAGCCGCTTATCCTTATGAAGACCGTATGCAGGTGGTGCGTAAATATACCGGTCTGCCTGAGAATATCCTTCCGCTTTGTGTCATTCCGTTCGGTTATCCCGCTACCAAAGAGAATCCGAAACAGAAATTTGACGAGAAAAAGATACATTATAATCAGTATTAG
- a CDS encoding Dabb family protein, which produces MVKHIVLFKLKDEVSAEEKLVVMNKFKEAIEALPAKIPVIRKVEVGLNMNPGETWNIALYSEFDTLEDVKYYATHPDHVAAGRILAETKESRACVDYEL; this is translated from the coding sequence ATGGTAAAACACATTGTATTATTTAAGTTAAAAGACGAAGTTTCAGCAGAGGAGAAACTTGTAGTCATGAATAAATTTAAGGAGGCAATAGAAGCGCTTCCGGCTAAAATTCCGGTGATCCGTAAGGTCGAAGTCGGATTGAATATGAATCCCGGAGAAACGTGGAACATAGCGCTGTATAGTGAATTTGATACGCTGGAAGATGTGAAGTACTATGCGACGCATCCCGACCATGTGGCAGCCGGAAGGATTTTGGCTGAGACAAAGGAAAGCCGTGCGTGTGTAGATTATGAATTATAA